Part of the Phacochoerus africanus isolate WHEZ1 chromosome 8, ROS_Pafr_v1, whole genome shotgun sequence genome is shown below.
GACCTCATTGTGCGTCAGGCACACGAACTTGCATTTGGTGACACTCTGAAAAGCGCCACACTTCTGTAGTCGCCTCACGGTGCCCAGCAGCCCTTAAGTCAGCACTTAATTGATGTGTACTCTGAGCCTGGTGGCAGAGATAAGAAAAACATACTCCCTACTTTCTGAAAGCTCACAGTCTGTGGGGGAGAGAAGTGTTTATGCCCTTAGTGTTTATAGGCTGCTCTATTCTAAAAGGAATTAGAACTGGCTCACAATCAGAAATAGCTTGAATACAAGTGAAATGGTAACAAatgcacaaaaaaggaaaatgaggaataGAGATTTATAGATTTCATCCCAGTTTTTTAAGACTGGAAAACTTTGACCAGAGATCAAATAGATGGGGCTTGAGGGTGAATATGGGGAAGGGAAGCGAATGAATTCTACTTAGCCTCATTACCTCCTGCGCTGTTTAAACCCAGGTGTGATTCACTTGGGGTTGCAAAATTGTGCTACGGAAAGAGCACTGAGATACTTGGGGTTGGTCAGCCTAGAGTTCAAATTACTTCAACTCACCAAGCCTcagtttttcatctataaaaaaatgataatagttGACTTGGAGGATTAATGAAGATCCAGTGAGATCATTGGCATCAAAACGCTGTGTAAACTAAGAATGCAGGTTACTTTCAGCCCTGGCACAGGCccaaatgaaagaaatggaaaacgggagttcccttcgtggcgcagtggttaacaaatctgactaggaaccatgaggttgtgggttcgatccctggccttgctcagtgggttacagatatggcgttgccatgagctgtggtgtaggtcgcagacgcggctcggatcctgcattgctgtggctctggcgtgggctggcagctacagctccaattagacccctagcctgggaacctccatgtgccgtgggagcggctcaagaaatggcaataagatggagttcccgtcttggcgcagtggttaacgaatccaactgggaaccatgaggttgcgggttcggtccctgcccttgctcagtaggttaacgatccggcgttgctgtgagctgtggtgtaggtcgcagacgaggctcggatcccgcattgctgtggctctggcgtaggccagtggctacagctcccattagacccctagcctgggaacctccatatgctgcgggagctgtccaaagaaatagcaaaaagacaaaaaaaaaaaaaaaaaaaaagaaatggcaaaaagattttaaaaaagaaagaaagaaagaaatggaaaacggAGCAAAGACGTGAGTGAGAagctcccattatggcacagcggaaatgaatccgattactaaccacgaggtttcgggttcaatcctggccttgctcagtgggttaaggatccggtgttgctgtgagctgtggtgttggttgcagacaaggctcggatcccgcattgctgtggctgtggctccagtttgacccctagcctgggaaactccatatgctgtgggtgcagccctaaaaagaaaaaaaaaagtgaccccaAAGAACAAGTTGTTCCTCCCAGATGTGACACTAGCCAACAGCCCAGACACATTTGACTCTGGCCACCTTTTCCTCCCCAGACTAAAAGACCACACTTCCTCTCATGCCCAAGGGCCTACCCTGTACTGCTGCACTTCCTCGTCTCGTTTTTGTCTCACAAGGGTGATCTGGTCCTCCAGGTTCCTGTTTTGCAGATGGAGCTGCCGGGCCTCTGCCTGCAGGGGTCTCAGAGCCTCCTTCATCTCCTGGATCTCGGCCTGGGTTTTCTGCAGGGCTTTAGCCGCAGCTTCTTTCCTCTCCAGGAGCCGCAGTAGCTGAGGCTCATACTCCTCCTCCAGGCCCTGACGGCTCTCTGCCATGAGGTTCTCAAACCGGGCAGAGAGCCGCCGGCTCTCCTGGAGAAAGTGCCCATCCCTCTGGCTTGGAGGTGCTTCGAGCTGTTGCCGTAACTGCTCCTTCTGCTTCTGATAGGCATCCCGGAGCTGGGCTAGTTCCTCCGAGAGCTGGGCTGCCCGGGCCGTCAGCACTTCCCGGAAATCGGCAAACTGGGCCACGTCCTGCCGGCGGCACTCCAGCTGGTACTGGTACGCCACACATTCCTTCGTCACCTTGAACAGCTTCTGCTTGACAAGCCGAATCTCCTCCCGCAGCCCATCCCTCTCCAGCTCTGCCTGGGCGTGCAGTTTGTAGGCAGCGAGGATGTCCTGGTGGACCTGTTGCACCTCCTGCAGGGCTGGTTCCCGGAGCAACACGAGCTCATGGATGAGCTGATCCCTCTCCTCTTCCAGCTGGGCCACGGCTTGGACACACTGCTGGAAACGCCCCtccagcaactccaggtcctctAAGCTCAGGCTCCCATCTGTGCTGGGATTTGGCTTGGCTCTGAGGCTCTCCTCAGGGTTAGGTTTCTCCTCACTCGGGACTGTCTCTCCCCCATAGGCGATCGGCTTTGGGCTTGTGGTCTCTCCTGGCTTCGTGGTCTGTTCCACACACACTATCTCCTCCGGCTTCACAGTCTCCTCCACGTACAGCATCTCCTCCGGCTTCACGGGCTCTTCCACATACAGGGCCTCATCCGGCAGCCTGGTCTCCTCAATATGCAGCGTCTCCTCCGGCTTCTCGGTCTCCTCCACATACAGGGCCTCGTCAAGGTCAACTGGGTCCCCCAGGTAGAGAATGTCCTCTAAGTTCAAGGTCCCCTCCAAAGAGAGAGTAACTTCTGGGTTCCAGGTCCCCAACTGATAGAGGGATTCAGAGTTCCCCTCCTGAAGAGGAGAAGTGGCCTCTGCTCTTGTTTCCCTGCAAGAGAAATGACAAGGTGAGAGGGCAGCCGCAATCCAAGGATGGTTTGTGACAGAGCCACCAAGCCACAGACCTGGCTTATGTCAAGTTCTCACTTCTCAGAGGGCACTTGTCTGCCCCTcctatccatccacctatcccCACACAGCCCACTGCTTAAACCTGACAACATCCCCGTGTGGTCCATGGCTCTGCTTCCAGGACAGGAAACTCACACCTAAGCCACTACTTGTTCCGCTGTCATAAGAAAATTCTAGTATTGAGGTAAAAGCTTCCCTGCAATTTTTCCCTAGACTTGATTGTTCTTCCCAGAATTAGACAAAGGTAACCTCTTTTCCATGTAAGTTCTTTAAACACTTAAAGAAAGTGATTTATCCTTCGCTTATTCCATGCACGCCAAGGTTTTCAGTGCCCTCCTCCTTTGGGTCACTTCTTTCTGACAGGCTCCACGGACAGGCTCGCTATGGTTTGGAGATGGGCATAGGAAGCAGGACCCAGGTGAGTGTCTCTGGCCGCTACACTTCTCTGGCTGCCGTCAAGATGCccttgcgggagttcccgtcgtggctcactggttaatgaatccgactaggaacgatgaggttgcgggttcgatccctggcttcgctcagtgggttaaggatccggcttgcagtgagctgtggtgtaggtcgcacacgtggttcagatctggtgttgctgttgctctggtgtaagccggaggatacagctccaattagactcctaacctgggaacctccatatgccacaggtgcgggtcctagaaaagacaaaaaaagagcaaaaataaataaataaataaataaataaataaataaaaagatgcccTTGCATATAGGGCAGCTCCACCACATTCTTAACAAATgctaaaactctttttttttttgtctttttgccatttcttgggccgctcctgcgacatatggaggttcccag
Proteins encoded:
- the SYNC gene encoding syncoilin isoform X3; this encodes MASPEPRRGGDGAAQAARETRAEATSPLQEGNSESLYQLGTWNPEVTLSLEGTLNLEDILYLGDPVDLDEALYVEETEKPEETLHIEETRLPDEALYVEEPVKPEEMLYVEETVKPEEIVCVEQTTKPGETTSPKPIAYGGETVPSEEKPNPEESLRAKPNPSTDGSLSLEDLELLEGRFQQCVQAVAQLEEERDQLIHELVLLREPALQEVQQVHQDILAAYKLHAQAELERDGLREEIRLVKQKLFKVTKECVAYQYQLECRRQDVAQFADFREVLTARAAQLSEELAQLRDAYQKQKEQLRQQLEAPPSQRDGHFLQESRRLSARFENLMAESRQGLEEEYEPQLLRLLERKEAAAKALQKTQAEIQEMKEALRPLQAEARQLHLQNRNLEDQITLVRQKRDEEVQQYREQLEEMEERQRQLKSGVQLQQQKNKEMEQLRISLAEELSTYKGCLEMYGRICNQETTKKNLAKDH
- the SYNC gene encoding syncoilin isoform X1 — its product is MASPEPRRGGDGAAQAARETRAEATSPLQEGNSESLYQLGTWNPEVTLSLEGTLNLEDILYLGDPVDLDEALYVEETEKPEETLHIEETRLPDEALYVEEPVKPEEMLYVEETVKPEEIVCVEQTTKPGETTSPKPIAYGGETVPSEEKPNPEESLRAKPNPSTDGSLSLEDLELLEGRFQQCVQAVAQLEEERDQLIHELVLLREPALQEVQQVHQDILAAYKLHAQAELERDGLREEIRLVKQKLFKVTKECVAYQYQLECRRQDVAQFADFREVLTARAAQLSEELAQLRDAYQKQKEQLRQQLEAPPSQRDGHFLQESRRLSARFENLMAESRQGLEEEYEPQLLRLLERKEAAAKALQKTQAEIQEMKEALRPLQAEARQLHLQNRNLEDQITLVRQKRDEEVQQYREQLEEMEERQRQLKSGVQLQQQKNKEMEQLRISLAEELSTYKAMLPKSLERASAPTSEAGGIEAQSQGDPWAV
- the SYNC gene encoding syncoilin isoform X2; its protein translation is MASPEPRRGGDGAAQAARETRAEATSPLQEGNSESLYQLGTWNPEVTLSLEGTLNLEDILYLGDPVDLDEALYVEETEKPEETLHIEETRLPDEALYVEEPVKPEEMLYVEETVKPEEIVCVEQTTKPGETTSPKPIAYGGETVPSEEKPNPEESLRAKPNPSTDGSLSLEDLELLEGRFQQCVQAVAQLEEERDQLIHELVLLREPALQEVQQVHQDILAAYKLHAQAELERDGLREEIRLVKQKLFKVTKECVAYQYQLECRRQDVAQFADFREVLTARAAQLSEELAQLRDAYQKQKEQLRQQLEAPPSQRDGHFLQESRRLSARFENLMAESRQGLEEEYEPQLLRLLERKEAAAKALQKTQAEIQEMKEALRPLQAEARQLHLQNRNLEDQITLVRQKRDEEVQQYREQLEEMEERQRQLKSGVQLQQQKNKEMEQLRISLAEELSTYKAMLPKSLERASAPTSEAGGIEAQSQGAV